GGGACCGAACAGGAACAGGCCAAATGAGATGCCAAAGGCCCCGATCACCATGACCCAGGTCGGGATCGCCACCTTGGAGGCGATATCGCCAAACTCGGTGGTATGCACAATCGCTGCCAGCGGACCCACCGCATTGGCCACATCATTGGCGCCATGAGCAAACGACAGAAGCGCGGCAGAAATTACCAGTGGGATCGAGAACAGCACTTTCAGCGATTTGTTGCGGTTCTCCATACCCTCGGATTGACGCTTGATCAGCGGCGCGGTCACCACATAGGATAGCCCGCCAACCGCGGCACCGATCAGCAGCGCAATTTCCAGATCAATCTTGATGATCCGCTTCAGGCCCTTTAGCGCCAGATAAGAGGCAAACGCCCCTGCCATGATGCCGACCAGCACCGGCACCCAGCGGCGCGCGGCGGCGATCTTGTCATCCTGATAGATGATTTTAGCCTTGATAAAGGCGAGGAACCCGGCCGCAATCAGCCCGCCCAATACGGGGGAGATGACCCAGCTGGCAGCGATTTTGCTCATCGTGGGCCAGTTCACAGCACCAAACCCGGCAGCGGCAATGCCTGCCCCCATGACACCGCCCACAACCGAATGTGTGGTTGAGACAGGCGCGCCGATCCATGTCGCGAGGTTCACCCACAGCGCCGAAGAAATCAGCGCCGCCATCATCGCCCAGATGAACACTTCGGAGCTGGCAACGCCCGCCGGATCAATGATGCCCTTGGAGATGGTAGAGACCACATCGCCGCCCGCCAGCAGCGCACCGGCACTTTCGGCCAAGGCAGCAATCACGATGGCCCCGCCCATGGTCAGCGCATTGGCACCCACCGCAGGACCCATATTGTTGGCCACGTCATTGGCGCCGATGTTCAGCGCCATATATGCGCCAAATGCCGCCGCGGCGATCACCACGAAGTTTGACGGCGCCGAGCCGAGGAACACCGCTGCACCGACACCGGCGAGGGCAATGAAGACCAGCGCGATGCCGGGGGCAACCAGCGGACGCGACACATAGGATGTCGCCAGTTCAAGTTGAGAAATCCGGTTAAGATCCCGGTCCAGTGTCTTCCACTGCGGTCGCTGTGGTGCGTCGCTCATTGTATCGATCCCGATTCAAAAGTTGCGCACGCGCCTAGCGCCCCCATTGCAGTCATGCAAGGGGTTTGTCATATTTCCATCATGGAGTTGTTACAATTGACGCAGAAGATCGCTCAATTCAGGTTCCGCCACCAGTTCCGCCGCGGCCTTTGGAGACATCCATTCACGCGTCCGCTCGGACTGTTCGGGGTAGTCATCGGATAGCTCAGACACCTCGGCAACATAGACCAGCGTATGGACAACTTCCTTGGTGCCGTTGTCCTGCAATTTCATGTATTCATAGGTGCCGATCGGTTCGCCCTCAATCCGGGCGTCGCGCACGCCGGCCTCTTCCCAGGCTTCCTGCAGGGCCGACTGCGGGCCATTCATGCCCTTGATGGGCCAGCCCTTTGGCACGATCCAGCGACCGGTGCCGCGGCTGGTGATCATCAGAACCTCTTTGCCCTTATCGCCATTGCGATAGCACATTACGGCGACTTGCAGCCGTTTGGGACGAAAGAACATTGGCCGGAGATACTCCTCCCAGGCACTGGACATGATATGTTTCATTGCTGCTCAGCTTCCTAGCGCCGATCATGAATGCCGGGCGCATTTTTGCTTTGGTGTAATTTTGGCATGTCATGGCAGGAATACAAGAGGGGGCAGCGAGTGTAGATGGCCGGATATGGCCGTTTTTGCGCAAAAATCCGTGATTTTGCGGGGAAATTATGCGGTTTGGCGTCGTTCTGGACTATTTGCGTGGTTTCGCCCGCAAGGTGGGATCCGCCTGGGTGGGGTCTTCGGGCCAGGGGTGTTTGGGGTATTGCGCCCGCATATCCTTGCGTACATCCGCATATGACCCGGACCAGAAACCGGGCAGATCGCGGGTGATCTGGATCGGTCGCTGCGCCGGCGACAGCAGGGAGACCTTCAGCGCCACGCCACCCACGGTCGGATGGCGGGTGACCCCAAACATCTCCTGCAGCCTGACGGAAATCTCAGGCACTTCCTCTGCGTAATCAATCGGCACCTTGCGCCCTAGTGGCGTGGTGAAATGTGGCGGCGCCATCTGGTCCAGCCGCTGCGTCTGCTCCCAGCTGAGCGCCGTGCGCAGCGCGGGCAGCAGGTCAAAGCGTTTCCAATCCTCGGCGCTGCGCACCCCGTCCAGCATCGGCAGCAGCCAATCTTCCAGTGTCGCCAGCAAAGCTTCTTCGCTGAAATCCGGCAGATCCTCACCATCCGCCTGCAACAATCGTACCCGCGCCACAAACCGCGCAGCGGCGCCGCTGAGGCGCAGCCCCAGTTCGCGCACCCCCTCCAGCATTGCTGTTGCGATGGCGTCCGCCGGAACATCCTTCCAGATGTGATCCTCCAGCACGATGGCGCCCAGACACTGCTGGCGACGCGCCACAACCCGGCGGTCACGTTTGGACCAGACACAGGTCAGCTGTGGTTTGATCTGATCGGCAAATGCGCTGCGCAGCTCCGACAGGGTGATCGGCGCGGCCAGCCGCAGCCGCGCCTCACGCGGGTTGCCATCACTGTCGAGCCCCACCAGAAACGGCGTCGCCGCCAGACTGTCCTCCGGCGGCAGCACCGCGCCCTTGCCACCGGACAGCACATAGCGCGGCGCATCGCCCTTGCGGCGCTGGCCGATCCGGTCGGGGTAGGCGGCGGCGGCCATCACGGCAGCACTTGCCGAAGCGGAGGATGCACCACTGCGCGCTTGCCGGGTCAGCCGCTTGGCCTCTCCCTTGATGCGTTCCAGCGTGGGGATGTTCAGCTGATAGCTCCGGCGGCGCTGAAACGCCTTTGCGTCCCTCAGGGCCTCCAGCCGCAGCGCCAGATCTACCGGCGCGCCGCGCAACGGATCGCGTTCCGCCAGCAGCGCCGCCAGCGGTGCCGCATCAGCACCGAAGCGCGCCAGCATATGCCCCAGACGCGGGTGCAGGGGCAATTTGGCCAGCACCTTGCCATGGGAGGTGATCCGCCCCTCGCCATCCAGTGCGCCCAGCATCCGCAGCAGCGCCTGCGCTTCCTTGAGGGCGCCCTCTGGCGGTGGCGTCAGAAACGGCAGATCATCCGGACCCGCCCCCCAAAGCGCCAGCTCCAGCGCCAGTGATGTGAGGTCAGCGGCCTGAATTTCCGGCGGTGGGAAGGCGGCCAGCGCCCCGTCTTCACCCTTGGTCCACAGCCGGTAGCCGACCCCCGCTGCCATCCGGCCGGCACGGCCCTGTCGCTGGGTGGCCTCGGCGCGGGTCACACGTTCGGTGACCAGCCGCGACATGCCGGAACCGGGGTCGAACCGGCTGCGCCTTGCCAGCCCCATATCCACCACCACGCGAATGTCCTGAATGGTGAGCGAGGTTTCCGCAATGGAGGTCGCCAGCACGATTTTGCGCGCCACAGGGTCCGGCTGGATCGCCGCGCGCTGCTCAGCAAAGGGCAGGGCACCAAACAGTGGGCGGACCACGCAATCCCCCGGCAACCGGCCAGCCAGTGCGGCGGCCGCCTTGCGGATTTCGCCCTCGCCGGGGAGGAACACCAGAATGCCGCCGCCCTTGGCCTCGGACCCGCCTCTGCCGCCCGATCCTGCGGGGCGGCTTTCGGCTTCGGCGCGCAGCACCAGATCGACCAGCGCATCCAGCCGCCTTGGGCCGCGCCCGCTTCGGCTGTCGGCGGGCAGGGGAGTGTCCAGCCAGCGGGTCTCAACCGGGTAGCTGCGCCCCTCGGAGGTTACCAGTGGCGCCTCCATCAATTCGGCGACTGGGGCGGCGTCCAACGTGGCGGACATGGCCAGCAGGATCAGATCGTCGCGCAAGGCGCCGGCCACCTCCAGACAGAGCGCCAGACCAAAATCGGCACTAAGAGACCGTTCGTGGAATTCATCAAAAATCACTGCGCCAACGCCGGGCAGGTCGGGGTCCGATTGCAGTATCCGCGTCAGGATACCTTCGGTGACAACCTCGATCCGCGTCTCGGCGCTGACCTTCGCCTCACCCCTGATCCGGTAGCCCACGGTCTGCCCGACCGGCTCGCCCAATGTGTCGGCCATGCGTTCGGCAGCGGCGCGCGCGGCCAGTCGGCGCGGCTCCAGCATGAGGATACGGCCTGCACACAGCCCGGCCTCCAGCATCGCCAAAGGCACCCGCGTGGTCTTGCCTGCCCCCGGCGGGGCCTGCAACACGGCGCGTTTCTGGCGTTG
The nucleotide sequence above comes from Phaeobacter inhibens DSM 16374. Encoded proteins:
- a CDS encoding inorganic phosphate transporter: MSDAPQRPQWKTLDRDLNRISQLELATSYVSRPLVAPGIALVFIALAGVGAAVFLGSAPSNFVVIAAAAFGAYMALNIGANDVANNMGPAVGANALTMGGAIVIAALAESAGALLAGGDVVSTISKGIIDPAGVASSEVFIWAMMAALISSALWVNLATWIGAPVSTTHSVVGGVMGAGIAAAGFGAVNWPTMSKIAASWVISPVLGGLIAAGFLAFIKAKIIYQDDKIAAARRWVPVLVGIMAGAFASYLALKGLKRIIKIDLEIALLIGAAVGGLSYVVTAPLIKRQSEGMENRNKSLKVLFSIPLVISAALLSFAHGANDVANAVGPLAAIVHTTEFGDIASKVAIPTWVMVIGAFGISFGLFLFGPKLIRMVGSQITKLNPMRAYCVSLSAAITVIVASWLGLPVSSTHIAVGAVFGVGFFREWHMERRLKRSSATRPETKRIAPEERRRRKLVRRSHFMTIAAAWVITVPAAALLSGCVFLALTAITM
- a CDS encoding NUDIX hydrolase, yielding MKHIMSSAWEEYLRPMFFRPKRLQVAVMCYRNGDKGKEVLMITSRGTGRWIVPKGWPIKGMNGPQSALQEAWEEAGVRDARIEGEPIGTYEYMKLQDNGTKEVVHTLVYVAEVSELSDDYPEQSERTREWMSPKAAAELVAEPELSDLLRQL
- the hrpB gene encoding ATP-dependent helicase HrpB; this translates as MTRLPIDDALPELIAALQRQKRAVLQAPPGAGKTTRVPLAMLEAGLCAGRILMLEPRRLAARAAAERMADTLGEPVGQTVGYRIRGEAKVSAETRIEVVTEGILTRILQSDPDLPGVGAVIFDEFHERSLSADFGLALCLEVAGALRDDLILLAMSATLDAAPVAELMEAPLVTSEGRSYPVETRWLDTPLPADSRSGRGPRRLDALVDLVLRAEAESRPAGSGGRGGSEAKGGGILVFLPGEGEIRKAAAALAGRLPGDCVVRPLFGALPFAEQRAAIQPDPVARKIVLATSIAETSLTIQDIRVVVDMGLARRSRFDPGSGMSRLVTERVTRAEATQRQGRAGRMAAGVGYRLWTKGEDGALAAFPPPEIQAADLTSLALELALWGAGPDDLPFLTPPPEGALKEAQALLRMLGALDGEGRITSHGKVLAKLPLHPRLGHMLARFGADAAPLAALLAERDPLRGAPVDLALRLEALRDAKAFQRRRSYQLNIPTLERIKGEAKRLTRQARSGASSASASAAVMAAAAYPDRIGQRRKGDAPRYVLSGGKGAVLPPEDSLAATPFLVGLDSDGNPREARLRLAAPITLSELRSAFADQIKPQLTCVWSKRDRRVVARRQQCLGAIVLEDHIWKDVPADAIATAMLEGVRELGLRLSGAAARFVARVRLLQADGEDLPDFSEEALLATLEDWLLPMLDGVRSAEDWKRFDLLPALRTALSWEQTQRLDQMAPPHFTTPLGRKVPIDYAEEVPEISVRLQEMFGVTRHPTVGGVALKVSLLSPAQRPIQITRDLPGFWSGSYADVRKDMRAQYPKHPWPEDPTQADPTLRAKPRK